In the genome of Coraliomargarita algicola, one region contains:
- a CDS encoding NAD(P)H-hydrate dehydratase, whose amino-acid sequence MLTCREAKNFETALLIDESAEWTAMVRAGQGIARLLVEDYAEIRPVPEHLRVLALVGKGHNGGDALLACGQLLADYPRAKVDVILAAHADQLRPLTVRALEQVEGRVQIHSISEQSDVVKLTQMLMRVGGYEGFHICIDGLLGMSFKPPLREPVAALIAAVNAFEGIDLRASVDLPSGTGDEVWEGARTFDADFSYATGVVKQPLFAGIADCGRVRYVDLGFFETPQGKELVTEQVVLTDAVLDPVRRLRPAAVDKRSFGHLFIVGGSAFMPGALLMAVKAAVRSGVGLVTAFVPASVAGALSAQVPEAMWIPWPETFHGMLNPRAMSLLLNRIRYATAVLVGPGMGLGRSTELITQQIVKRVDLPILLDADSLCVRAMEVVQKRRVDYAPIVITPHMGEFMRIAKLPEPNNSLEAMLGFSQVYHVVTVLKGANTRISDGKTVMYSTQGGPVLSRGGSGDMLSGIIGGMLAQGNVAVPLAVARGVMLHGLAAQRLARAKGQVAVNTTQILDYLPEVLRG is encoded by the coding sequence GTGCTTACTTGTCGCGAGGCAAAGAACTTTGAGACTGCGCTACTGATAGATGAGTCAGCCGAGTGGACTGCCATGGTGCGGGCGGGGCAGGGGATTGCTCGTTTGCTTGTGGAAGACTACGCAGAGATTCGTCCGGTGCCAGAGCATTTACGGGTTTTAGCCTTGGTTGGCAAGGGGCACAATGGAGGGGATGCGCTACTTGCGTGTGGACAATTACTGGCAGATTATCCGCGTGCTAAGGTCGATGTTATTTTAGCGGCGCATGCTGATCAACTGCGGCCGTTGACTGTCCGGGCGCTGGAGCAAGTAGAAGGCCGGGTTCAAATACATTCGATCTCAGAGCAGAGCGATGTTGTTAAGTTGACGCAAATGCTGATGCGAGTAGGTGGCTATGAGGGCTTTCATATCTGTATCGACGGTCTCTTAGGCATGTCTTTTAAGCCCCCGTTGCGTGAGCCAGTGGCGGCTTTAATTGCAGCCGTCAATGCCTTTGAAGGAATCGACTTACGTGCATCTGTTGACTTGCCGAGTGGGACAGGGGACGAAGTCTGGGAGGGCGCACGTACTTTTGATGCGGACTTTAGTTATGCGACAGGAGTGGTGAAGCAGCCACTCTTTGCGGGCATCGCGGACTGTGGTCGTGTGCGCTATGTAGACCTTGGTTTCTTTGAAACGCCGCAGGGGAAGGAATTGGTGACTGAGCAAGTGGTGCTCACGGATGCAGTGCTCGATCCTGTGCGACGTTTACGTCCTGCGGCCGTGGATAAGCGTTCGTTTGGCCATCTGTTCATTGTTGGTGGCTCGGCTTTTATGCCAGGAGCCTTGCTGATGGCAGTGAAGGCTGCAGTGCGCTCAGGGGTCGGCTTAGTCACTGCATTTGTGCCTGCATCGGTTGCGGGTGCCTTATCCGCTCAAGTGCCTGAAGCGATGTGGATTCCCTGGCCGGAAACTTTTCACGGTATGTTAAATCCGCGTGCCATGTCCTTGTTGCTGAATCGTATTCGTTATGCGACAGCCGTGCTTGTTGGTCCTGGAATGGGGCTGGGGCGCAGCACTGAATTGATCACTCAGCAGATCGTCAAGCGCGTCGATTTACCTATATTGTTGGATGCGGATTCGTTGTGTGTACGGGCGATGGAAGTGGTGCAAAAGCGCCGTGTGGATTACGCGCCAATCGTCATTACCCCGCACATGGGAGAGTTTATGCGGATTGCTAAATTACCAGAACCGAATAATTCACTCGAGGCTATGCTTGGCTTTTCTCAAGTGTATCATGTAGTGACTGTGCTCAAGGGCGCGAATACGCGTATCAGCGATGGGAAGACGGTGATGTATAGCACGCAAGGAGGCCCAGTGCTCTCGCGTGGCGGGAGTGGTGATATGCTCTCTGGTATCATTGGTGGTATGCTGGCGCAAGGCAATGTGGCGGTGCCTTTAGCGGTGGCACGTGGCGTGATGTTGCACGGCTTGGCGGCGCAACGTCTGGCGCGAGCGAAGGGGCAAGTCGCGGTGAACACCACTCAGATACTGGATTACTTACCCGAGGTTTTACGCGGTTGA
- a CDS encoding MATE family efflux transporter, translated as MSTLLQENRKTLVLALPLIAGQVSQMLLGLTDTLMIGRVGTVDLAAAAFANALLYLPLAIGIGLAIAVSIQVAHSHGRESAAEAGETLRNGFFMSCALGIILTGLIFLSVPFLGKMGQPSEVIAVVPAYLYWLGLSFLAVVPTMVIKGFAEAQSQPWTVLWIQLGGVGLNVVLNAILIFGYLGFPAMGLTGAGIATCLARFATLGVLWYYLIGSRRLAAALPPVWFQRLDRVECRKLILLGTPVGGQLLIEMGAFGLGALLIGQFGAVPLAAHQIAITCAATTFMLPLGVAMAVTIRVGHAMSAGQVERAGTLLWGAQLIGMCIMLICATGYVFFGRSIAASFTTDTEVIALTVSILVIVAIFQLFDGIQVISGAALRGMRDVNFPTVILFVCFWILAIPMGASLGFVGGLGVIGVWSGLAFGLGMAAVALSLRVWLKLRHV; from the coding sequence GTGTCTACTTTACTACAGGAGAATCGTAAGACACTGGTACTTGCACTTCCGTTGATTGCGGGACAAGTCAGCCAAATGTTATTAGGGTTGACGGATACGCTGATGATCGGGCGCGTCGGTACTGTGGACTTGGCAGCCGCGGCTTTTGCCAATGCACTGCTCTATTTGCCTTTGGCTATTGGTATTGGGCTGGCTATTGCAGTGTCGATTCAGGTGGCTCATTCGCATGGTCGAGAATCCGCTGCCGAAGCGGGGGAGACCTTGCGCAATGGTTTTTTTATGTCGTGTGCGCTCGGGATCATTTTAACGGGACTGATTTTCTTAAGTGTTCCTTTTCTAGGAAAGATGGGGCAACCCTCTGAGGTGATTGCGGTCGTGCCAGCCTATCTTTATTGGCTTGGACTCTCGTTTTTGGCAGTGGTGCCGACGATGGTGATCAAGGGTTTTGCGGAGGCACAGAGTCAGCCGTGGACGGTACTTTGGATTCAGCTCGGGGGGGTGGGATTAAATGTCGTGTTAAATGCGATTTTGATTTTTGGATATCTTGGTTTTCCTGCGATGGGGCTCACGGGGGCAGGCATAGCTACCTGTTTGGCACGCTTTGCGACTTTGGGGGTGTTATGGTATTATTTGATCGGTTCGCGACGCCTAGCAGCTGCCTTGCCCCCTGTATGGTTTCAGCGGCTGGATCGTGTGGAGTGCCGTAAGCTCATCTTGCTGGGGACTCCTGTCGGCGGGCAGTTGCTCATCGAAATGGGCGCCTTTGGCCTCGGCGCGCTTTTGATTGGGCAGTTTGGGGCGGTTCCGCTGGCTGCGCACCAAATCGCGATCACTTGTGCTGCGACCACATTTATGTTGCCGCTGGGGGTGGCGATGGCTGTCACGATTCGAGTGGGGCATGCAATGAGTGCGGGGCAAGTCGAGCGTGCAGGTACGCTTCTATGGGGGGCGCAGTTGATTGGTATGTGTATCATGCTGATTTGTGCGACAGGTTACGTGTTTTTCGGTCGTTCAATCGCTGCGAGTTTTACTACCGACACTGAGGTGATCGCACTGACGGTTTCGATTCTGGTCATTGTGGCGATTTTTCAGCTCTTTGATGGTATTCAGGTGATTAGCGGTGCGGCGCTGCGAGGCATGCGCGATGTAAATTTTCCTACGGTTATTTTGTTCGTTTGCTTTTGGATATTGGCCATCCCTATGGGGGCCAGCTTAGGCTTTGTCGGTGGATTGGGCGTGATTGGAGTCTGGTCAGGCTTAGCTTTTGGTCTCGGGATGGCGGCAGTTGCTTTGAGTCTGCGTGTGTGGTTGAAGTTGAGACATGTCTGA